The proteins below come from a single Candidatus Chlamydia sanziniae genomic window:
- a CDS encoding DUF1207 domain-containing protein, whose amino-acid sequence MGTVFQSRHYILGFLCICLCAISIGSVSAERPVCVECECQDKAILRSEQLPENLWNYENGCYLTGYVQALLDMHFLDSCTQVIVEERTAYLFSLPVDSVLSEAMVEFVKDLPFIASVEICEGSYCECMTRSFLKPPTLPKKKTLGTPMIYGKEGIWLPQNTILFAPLIADPRQVTNSIGIRFNEKVIGNRVGSAIFGGDFILLRLFDISQWHGDLDIGIQGGVFSVFDLDHPESCMVNSDFFVSWIFGFVVDTWSFRLRLWHLSSHLGDEFILAHPNFPRFNLSDEGIDLFVSFRYRSHIRLYGGCGYIVNRDLSFPERPFYCEWGGEIRPFGLREGNLHAQPIFAMHFRCWEEHHFGLDQTYILGMEWAKFQDVGRKIRAFLEYHQGFSKEGQFLHEPCNYYGFRLTYGF is encoded by the coding sequence ATGGGAACAGTTTTTCAATCTCGGCATTATATTTTAGGATTTCTCTGTATATGTTTGTGTGCGATTTCTATAGGGAGTGTTTCTGCAGAGAGACCGGTTTGTGTCGAATGTGAGTGTCAAGATAAGGCGATTTTACGTTCAGAACAACTGCCTGAAAATCTATGGAATTATGAGAATGGCTGTTATCTCACAGGATATGTTCAAGCGCTCCTGGATATGCATTTTTTAGATAGCTGTACTCAAGTTATTGTCGAAGAAAGGACGGCTTATCTTTTTTCTTTACCTGTAGATTCTGTATTATCGGAAGCTATGGTGGAATTTGTCAAAGATCTCCCTTTCATTGCTTCTGTGGAAATTTGCGAGGGTTCTTATTGTGAGTGTATGACGCGCTCTTTCCTAAAACCTCCCACGCTTCCTAAGAAGAAAACTTTAGGGACTCCCATGATTTATGGTAAAGAGGGAATATGGTTACCTCAAAATACAATTCTATTCGCCCCTTTAATTGCTGATCCTCGTCAGGTTACCAACAGCATAGGCATACGGTTTAATGAAAAAGTAATAGGGAATCGCGTAGGGTCAGCAATTTTTGGTGGGGATTTTATTCTTTTACGTCTTTTTGACATTTCGCAATGGCATGGCGATCTTGATATCGGAATTCAAGGGGGAGTATTTTCTGTTTTTGACTTAGATCATCCCGAATCTTGTATGGTAAATTCTGACTTTTTCGTGTCGTGGATTTTTGGCTTCGTTGTAGATACATGGAGTTTTAGATTGCGTTTATGGCATCTTTCGTCCCATTTGGGAGACGAATTTATACTCGCACATCCGAATTTTCCTAGATTTAACCTAAGTGATGAGGGCATTGATTTATTTGTATCTTTTCGCTACAGGTCCCACATTCGTTTGTATGGAGGCTGTGGTTATATTGTTAATAGAGACTTATCTTTTCCTGAGCGTCCTTTTTATTGTGAGTGGGGAGGAGAAATTCGCCCTTTTGGATTGCGCGAAGGAAACTTACATGCGCAACCCATTTTTGCTATGCATTTTCGTTGTTGGGAGGAGCATCATTTTGGCCTAGACCAAACCTACATTTTAGGGATGGAATGGGCAAAATTTCAAGATGTCGGTAGGAAAATTCGTGCTTTTTTAGAGTATCATCAGGGTTTTTCTAAAGAAGGCCAATTTCTGCATGAGCCGTGCAATTATTACGGATTTCGCTTGACTTATGGTTTCTAA
- a CDS encoding LL-diaminopimelate aminotransferase, with the protein MERNPYFSALEPHYLFSSISNKLTKFRVDHPDTLLIDLSIGNTTYPIDMSITQAIGKASNRQKNQNEYQGYAPEEGLKTLRKKIAKEIYDYRISSEEIFISDGAKSDIFRIFSLFGPGKTLALQDPVYPAYVDMAYLTGTQKILALPCKKEYGFIPKLPQNETFDLLCLCYPNNPTGSVLNFTQMQALVNYANDRGIILLFDAVYNAFISDPNLPKSIFEIPEAKFCAIEINSFSKTLGFSGMRLGWTVVPKDLTYNNGNPIIEDWKRLLSTIFNGASLPIQEGAYTGLDLFPLPPAISSYLDSSRKLRTALQTSGFSVYGGNHAPYLWVELPSAISDEEALDFFLNYYHIAITPGYGFGNYGKGFVRFSAFATPDHITLACERLTQTLPADTLVSL; encoded by the coding sequence ATGGAACGAAACCCTTATTTTTCAGCGCTTGAACCCCACTATCTTTTTTCATCTATCAGTAATAAACTAACCAAATTCCGTGTAGACCATCCCGACACCCTTCTGATTGACCTCTCTATAGGCAATACTACCTATCCCATAGACATGTCTATAACTCAAGCGATAGGTAAGGCCAGTAACCGTCAGAAAAATCAGAATGAATATCAAGGTTATGCTCCTGAAGAAGGATTAAAAACATTGCGAAAGAAAATTGCCAAAGAAATCTATGACTATCGGATTTCTTCTGAGGAAATCTTCATTTCTGATGGAGCAAAGTCTGATATTTTCCGTATTTTTTCACTCTTTGGCCCTGGAAAAACCCTAGCTCTCCAAGATCCTGTCTATCCCGCCTATGTTGATATGGCCTATCTTACTGGCACCCAGAAGATTCTCGCTCTTCCCTGTAAGAAAGAGTATGGATTTATTCCCAAACTCCCTCAAAATGAGACTTTTGACTTACTTTGTCTTTGCTACCCTAACAATCCCACGGGAAGTGTTTTAAATTTTACGCAGATGCAAGCTCTTGTAAACTATGCGAACGATCGAGGGATCATTTTGCTTTTCGATGCTGTCTATAATGCATTTATTTCAGATCCTAACCTGCCGAAAAGTATTTTTGAAATCCCAGAAGCGAAATTCTGTGCTATAGAAATCAACTCCTTCTCTAAGACTCTAGGCTTCTCAGGAATGCGCTTAGGATGGACCGTGGTTCCTAAAGATCTGACCTATAACAACGGAAATCCCATCATCGAAGACTGGAAACGTCTTTTATCCACAATATTCAACGGTGCTTCGTTACCTATACAAGAGGGTGCCTACACTGGACTTGATCTTTTTCCCTTACCACCAGCTATCAGCTCTTATCTTGATAGTAGTCGAAAACTGCGGACAGCTTTACAAACATCAGGGTTCTCCGTATATGGAGGCAACCATGCCCCCTACCTCTGGGTGGAGCTACCTTCAGCTATTTCTGATGAAGAAGCTTTAGACTTTTTTTTAAATTATTATCACATCGCTATAACACCCGGATACGGCTTTGGCAATTATGGAAAAGGGTTTGTTCGATTTTCAGCTTTTGCCACCCCCGATCACATCACACTTGCCTGTGAACGCTTAACCCAAACCCTCCCAGCTGATACTCTGGTTTCTCTATGA
- a CDS encoding ABC transporter substrate-binding protein, producing the protein MILRKITQCFFFLSLFFSFFFVILQGSYHERNLSPKIAIFLSFSHPLLEDCSQSCIETLKSLDNFPEVIIVNAQDNIIKARRLARFLHKDNNIVAIVTLGTIATKIMSHIETQKPIVYAAVPDGETLSFPKNQLNAYGVHDNLDVNQYCFAIQTVTTNTQLVVYLKPPEPFPSNLQKEIVKKLHTSGIEVIEIPITSSTFKARIQQAIEKHPSAIFIPLSSLSHKEGTSFLQDILKAKIPIVTDDLSLVAEGACVACSVDYKKSGEQIAQLVHHLLYNCDNIETLRKILIDPLPQTTTFNEDVIKSLGVKLNKAERKQFFSITFKNKKSIEKSAEDKNTAAA; encoded by the coding sequence ATTATTCTTCGCAAAATCACCCAATGTTTCTTTTTCCTTAGCCTGTTTTTTTCTTTTTTCTTCGTGATCCTACAGGGTTCATACCATGAGCGCAATCTTTCTCCTAAAATCGCGATTTTCCTTTCTTTTTCCCATCCTCTTTTAGAAGATTGTAGCCAAAGTTGCATAGAGACACTAAAAAGTTTAGATAATTTTCCAGAAGTTATCATTGTAAATGCTCAAGATAACATAATTAAAGCACGTAGACTTGCACGTTTCTTACATAAGGATAACAACATAGTAGCTATCGTAACTTTGGGAACTATTGCCACAAAGATTATGAGTCACATCGAAACACAAAAACCTATTGTCTACGCCGCAGTTCCCGATGGGGAAACTTTGTCTTTCCCTAAAAATCAACTCAATGCCTACGGAGTGCATGACAATCTAGACGTTAATCAATACTGCTTTGCCATTCAAACAGTAACCACAAATACCCAGTTGGTCGTCTATTTAAAACCACCAGAACCTTTCCCTTCTAATCTACAAAAGGAAATTGTCAAAAAACTTCACACCTCAGGAATTGAAGTTATTGAAATTCCCATTACTAGCAGTACCTTCAAAGCACGTATACAGCAAGCGATTGAAAAACATCCTTCAGCAATCTTTATTCCCCTTTCTTCCTTATCTCACAAAGAAGGAACTTCCTTTCTTCAAGATATTCTTAAAGCAAAAATCCCTATTGTTACTGATGATCTTTCGCTAGTAGCCGAAGGTGCTTGTGTTGCCTGTAGTGTGGACTATAAAAAATCTGGAGAACAAATTGCGCAGCTTGTTCACCACCTGCTTTATAACTGTGATAACATCGAGACTCTACGTAAAATCCTTATTGATCCCCTGCCTCAAACAACAACATTTAATGAAGATGTAATTAAAAGTTTAGGAGTAAAACTTAATAAAGCAGAACGTAAACAATTCTTTTCAATAACCTTTAAAAACAAAAAATCTATAGAAAAGTCTGCCGAAGATAAAAATACAGCAGCTGCTTAA
- a CDS encoding DUF167 family protein: MHVGYWCLEVKVFPKAKENKILSFDGKTLKIRVTEPPEKGKANDAVVALLAKALSLPKREVTLVSGETSRKKKFFFLRKYMPLCFLGRKIFKQLLYFYLRQTFL; this comes from the coding sequence ATGCACGTTGGGTACTGGTGTTTGGAGGTAAAAGTTTTTCCTAAGGCTAAGGAAAATAAAATTCTTAGTTTTGACGGAAAGACTTTAAAAATTCGCGTTACAGAGCCTCCAGAAAAAGGCAAAGCAAATGACGCCGTGGTTGCCTTATTAGCAAAGGCTTTATCTCTTCCTAAGCGTGAGGTTACTTTGGTATCTGGAGAAACCTCACGGAAAAAAAAATTCTTCTTCCTGAGAAAGTACATGCCCTTGTGCTTTCTTGGAAGGAAGATATTTAAGCAGCTGCTGTATTTTTATCTTCGGCAGACTTTTCTATAG
- a CDS encoding CT392 family protein, with translation MSSIPSSSGGTPPSHNPEEVYEEDLDVEEEEEESIETITQNVALPIILNQQINLPGVIFIGEEGQPSMPIQEASPEVVEKKEPINPVEEVNSRVQKLLSNLVFASQTVDSFTNSVGQLLKSTKQDLRDRTKTSGIKENKREALRLSMYSLQQKQKEILENILNLEEKIQSLVSVLADFHKDTMNLELSDVINTSQDLRETVEILSQLGVNVGSKDQGINPEGRIPSLVVTLRETKEKLEQVVLPTTPEAIDAVMDQDSATTVEEESLNACERIAEQLRLFLAALVEFVELCFDQLVFSFAWLLKRLGVVGGGSSTVVVQNPYQSYMGRTSDEGTSSIRTALLGRSDLSDHEIIKRSMFETVHRGPSQKKKNSQEQSGGDEGQEENK, from the coding sequence ATGTCGTCCATACCCTCTAGTTCTGGAGGAACTCCTCCCTCCCACAATCCTGAAGAAGTCTATGAAGAAGATCTAGATGTAGAGGAAGAAGAAGAAGAATCTATCGAGACTATTACACAAAATGTAGCTCTTCCTATTATTCTTAATCAACAAATCAACCTACCAGGAGTCATTTTTATAGGAGAAGAAGGCCAGCCATCTATGCCAATACAGGAGGCATCTCCTGAAGTTGTAGAAAAAAAGGAGCCGATAAATCCAGTTGAGGAGGTCAATTCACGTGTACAAAAGTTGCTTAGTAATTTAGTGTTTGCTAGTCAGACGGTCGACTCATTTACAAATAGCGTAGGGCAATTGCTCAAATCTACGAAACAAGATCTACGGGATCGCACAAAAACATCCGGAATTAAAGAGAATAAAAGAGAAGCTCTTCGGTTAAGCATGTATTCTTTGCAGCAGAAGCAAAAAGAAATTCTTGAGAATATTTTAAATCTTGAAGAGAAGATTCAGAGTTTGGTAAGTGTTTTAGCTGATTTTCATAAGGATACGATGAACCTCGAGCTATCAGATGTGATAAACACTAGTCAGGATCTGAGGGAAACTGTGGAAATATTGAGTCAGTTGGGCGTGAATGTAGGTTCTAAGGATCAGGGGATCAATCCTGAAGGACGTATACCTTCCCTAGTTGTAACCCTTAGGGAAACCAAGGAAAAACTCGAACAGGTAGTATTACCTACAACACCTGAAGCTATAGATGCTGTGATGGATCAAGATTCTGCTACGACTGTAGAAGAGGAATCTTTGAATGCTTGCGAGAGAATAGCGGAGCAGCTACGTTTATTTCTGGCCGCTTTAGTAGAATTTGTAGAGTTATGTTTTGACCAGCTTGTTTTTAGTTTTGCATGGTTATTAAAACGTCTTGGAGTCGTTGGTGGTGGGTCTTCTACTGTTGTCGTTCAGAACCCTTATCAAAGCTATATGGGAAGGACATCGGATGAGGGGACATCTTCAATAAGAACTGCATTATTAGGAAGATCTGATTTATCAGATCATGAGATAATCAAACGTTCCATGTTTGAAACTGTTCACCGAGGGCCTTCTCAGAAGAAAAAGAATTCCCAAGAACAATCAGGAGGAGATGAGGGTCAGGAAGAAAACAAGTGA
- a CDS encoding proline--tRNA ligase has translation MRTSQLFYKTSKNANKDAHVISSELLEKAGYLFRTGKGIYTYTPLFWRVVLKMAAIIREELNRIGGQELLLPLLHPSELWEQTGRWQTFLSEGLLYTLVDREDKQFCLAPTHEEVICAFVAQWLSGKKQLPIHLYQIATKFRDEIRPRFGLMRSRELLMQDSYTFSNSPEQMNQQYEKLRSAYKNIFDRLGLTYVIVEADGGKIGKGKSEEFQILSSLGEDAICVSGSYSANIETAVALPPQYSYDRDFVSIEEVATPNISTIEHLGTFFSVPLHKILKTLIVKLTYSNHEKFTAIGIRGDRQINLTKVAARLNADHIALASDEEIQDFLGTQKGFVGPLNCPIDFFADETTLPMTNFICAGNVKDKHYINVNWDRDLPRPEYVDFLLAEEGDACPSNPGTPYKIYRGIEVAHIFNLGTRYTEAFQVCFQDEESKQQLCWMGTYGIGIGRTLAACIEQLADERGIIWPPTLAPFSIAILFNGGDIPSQKLAETFYRDLQAQGYAPLLDDRNERLGFKLKDSDLIGIPYKLILGKRFHFSGILEIESRLGEKKAISPELFPTWCEEHLLRESSPLV, from the coding sequence ATGAGAACCTCCCAACTCTTTTACAAAACCTCAAAAAATGCCAACAAAGATGCTCATGTAATCTCAAGCGAACTCTTAGAAAAAGCCGGCTATTTATTCAGAACAGGAAAAGGGATTTATACCTACACTCCTTTATTCTGGCGTGTAGTTTTAAAGATGGCAGCAATCATCCGCGAAGAACTCAATCGTATTGGAGGCCAAGAACTTCTCTTGCCTTTGCTGCACCCTTCAGAACTGTGGGAGCAGACCGGGCGATGGCAAACTTTTCTTTCAGAGGGCCTACTCTACACCCTGGTGGATCGAGAAGATAAACAATTCTGTTTGGCACCCACACACGAAGAAGTCATTTGTGCTTTTGTTGCACAATGGCTTTCTGGAAAAAAACAACTCCCTATCCATCTTTACCAAATCGCCACTAAGTTTCGAGATGAAATCCGTCCTAGATTTGGATTGATGCGTTCTCGAGAGCTTCTCATGCAAGATAGCTATACCTTTTCCAACTCTCCAGAACAAATGAACCAGCAATATGAGAAACTCCGTTCTGCTTACAAGAACATTTTTGATCGCCTAGGATTAACTTACGTGATTGTTGAAGCTGATGGAGGGAAAATCGGAAAAGGAAAATCTGAAGAATTCCAAATTTTATCCTCCTTAGGAGAAGACGCTATTTGCGTAAGCGGTTCTTATAGTGCGAACATTGAAACTGCAGTTGCCTTGCCCCCGCAATATTCCTACGATAGAGACTTCGTCTCGATTGAAGAAGTTGCTACCCCCAACATCTCCACAATAGAACACTTAGGAACCTTCTTCTCTGTTCCTCTACATAAAATCCTCAAAACCTTAATAGTAAAGTTAACCTATAGCAATCACGAAAAATTTACTGCCATCGGCATTCGAGGAGATCGGCAAATCAATTTAACCAAGGTAGCCGCTAGACTTAACGCTGACCATATTGCCCTTGCCTCTGATGAAGAAATTCAAGACTTTCTCGGCACTCAAAAAGGCTTTGTTGGACCACTCAATTGTCCCATAGACTTTTTTGCTGACGAAACCACCCTACCTATGACCAACTTCATCTGTGCAGGCAATGTAAAAGACAAGCACTATATCAATGTAAACTGGGACCGTGACCTCCCACGCCCTGAATATGTAGACTTCCTTCTTGCTGAAGAGGGGGACGCCTGCCCAAGCAATCCTGGCACTCCTTATAAAATTTACCGAGGAATTGAAGTTGCCCATATCTTCAATCTAGGAACTCGCTATACAGAGGCTTTTCAAGTTTGCTTTCAAGACGAAGAAAGCAAACAACAACTTTGCTGGATGGGAACTTATGGCATCGGCATCGGCAGAACCCTAGCGGCCTGCATAGAACAACTCGCTGATGAACGCGGTATCATATGGCCCCCAACCCTAGCTCCCTTTTCCATAGCTATCCTATTTAACGGAGGAGATATCCCCTCTCAAAAGCTTGCCGAAACTTTTTATAGAGATTTACAAGCCCAAGGATATGCGCCATTACTTGACGATCGCAATGAAAGATTAGGATTTAAACTTAAAGATAGTGACCTGATTGGGATCCCTTACAAACTTATTTTAGGTAAGAGATTCCATTTTTCTGGAATCTTAGAAATCGAATCCCGATTAGGAGAAAAAAAGGCCATTTCCCCAGAGCTTTTCCCGACTTGGTGTGAGGAACATCTTCTCCGAGAATCTTCTCCTCTTGTATAG
- the hrcA gene encoding heat-inducible transcriptional repressor HrcA has translation MPVVAIILLEIGMVKSKVSKRDSKILYILFVTIELYLKAGQPVGSKTLKESYCSDLSTATIRNYFMELETLGLLKKNHVSGGRIPTDLAFRYYVDHQEDVFDTNISDLVLEKLNELPKESRNIIKDLQKTIELLGDVLDLPTFFSSPRFENDAVTNIQLTLVDEQRVVVILSTEFGQIFTDTLWLPKTFETTSVRRIENFLQNYIRKFPPSDSLSENEENVSMRLYNEIVVRYLNRYCNFSEEDLYQTGLSKLLRYEVFKDPDVLARGLSLFENQRHMCKLLDIGMRKDRLTAFIGNEISDILNTPYLGCTVITIPYHMNQAPLGALGILGPVNLPYKEVFPTLKLFTNKIEETLTQSFYKFKLSFRRPCRSHCKLSDEQTLLARYSSIKLLPSKETS, from the coding sequence ATGCCCGTTGTTGCGATTATTTTATTGGAAATCGGAATGGTTAAATCAAAGGTATCAAAGCGGGATTCGAAAATTCTTTATATCCTTTTTGTCACAATAGAACTCTATCTAAAAGCAGGCCAACCTGTAGGATCTAAGACGCTAAAAGAGAGTTACTGTTCAGACCTGAGTACAGCAACCATAAGAAATTATTTTATGGAGCTTGAAACTCTAGGGCTTCTAAAAAAAAATCACGTCTCGGGGGGAAGAATCCCTACGGATCTTGCTTTTCGTTATTACGTCGATCATCAAGAAGATGTTTTTGATACAAACATTTCTGACCTTGTCCTTGAAAAACTTAATGAATTGCCTAAAGAAAGTCGCAATATTATCAAAGATTTACAGAAAACGATAGAACTCCTTGGAGACGTTTTGGATCTTCCTACGTTTTTTTCCTCACCACGTTTTGAAAATGACGCCGTGACCAATATCCAACTGACCTTAGTTGACGAACAACGTGTTGTTGTCATCCTCTCTACAGAGTTTGGTCAAATATTCACCGATACTCTCTGGCTTCCTAAAACCTTTGAAACAACCTCAGTGAGGCGAATAGAGAATTTTCTCCAAAATTACATCCGCAAATTTCCTCCTAGTGACTCACTCTCGGAAAACGAAGAAAATGTCAGTATGAGACTCTATAATGAGATCGTTGTTCGTTACCTCAATCGCTATTGTAACTTTAGCGAAGAAGATCTTTATCAAACAGGACTATCCAAACTCTTACGCTATGAAGTCTTCAAAGATCCTGATGTATTGGCTAGGGGACTATCTCTTTTTGAAAATCAACGTCATATGTGTAAGCTACTTGATATTGGAATGCGCAAAGACAGACTAACAGCATTTATAGGAAATGAAATTTCTGACATTCTAAACACGCCCTATCTTGGCTGCACAGTAATCACGATTCCCTATCATATGAACCAAGCACCTCTAGGAGCCTTAGGTATACTAGGCCCTGTAAATCTTCCTTATAAAGAGGTCTTTCCTACACTGAAACTCTTTACTAATAAAATTGAAGAAACTCTTACTCAGAGTTTCTACAAATTTAAATTGTCTTTCAGGAGGCCTTGCCGCTCACATTGCAAACTTTCTGATGAGCAGACCCTATTAGCAAGGTACTCTTCAATAAAATTATTACCTTCTAAGGAGACATCATGA
- a CDS encoding nucleotide exchange factor GrpE — protein sequence MTDTPPEYKEQNDTKPRDANSEIEDLQQEIVTLKAELHEKNDKYLMALAESENARKRMQKERQELMQYAIENVLLDFLNPIESMEKALGFATQMSDDVKNWVTGFIMILNQFKQIFEEKGIIEYSSVGQKFNPFLHEAVETEETLEVPEGTVLEEFTKGYKIGERPLRVARVKVAKTPTYSEENKE from the coding sequence ATGACAGACACCCCACCTGAATATAAGGAACAAAACGATACAAAACCTCGTGATGCAAATAGTGAAATTGAGGATCTACAGCAAGAAATTGTTACTTTAAAAGCTGAACTTCATGAAAAAAATGACAAATACCTCATGGCACTTGCGGAGTCTGAAAATGCCCGTAAACGTATGCAAAAAGAACGTCAAGAACTTATGCAGTATGCTATAGAAAATGTTCTACTAGACTTCCTCAATCCTATAGAAAGTATGGAAAAAGCCCTTGGCTTTGCTACGCAAATGTCTGATGACGTTAAAAATTGGGTTACAGGATTTATTATGATCCTTAACCAATTTAAACAAATTTTCGAGGAAAAAGGCATAATTGAATATTCTTCGGTAGGTCAGAAATTCAATCCCTTCCTCCATGAAGCCGTAGAAACAGAAGAAACTTTAGAAGTTCCTGAAGGAACTGTTCTAGAAGAATTTACTAAAGGATATAAAATAGGAGAGCGCCCTCTAAGGGTAGCAAGAGTCAAAGTTGCTAAAACTCCTACGTACTCCGAAGAAAATAAAGAATAA
- the dnaK gene encoding molecular chaperone DnaK, producing the protein MSEHKKSSKIIGIDLGTTNSCVSVMEGGQAKVITSSEGARTTPSIVAFKGSEKLVGIPAKRQAVTNPEKTLGSTKRFIGRKYSEVASEIQTVPYKVVAGSKGDAVFEVDGKQYTPEEIGAQVLIKMKETAEAYLGETVTEAVITVPAYFNDSQRASTKDAGRIAGLDVKRIIPEPTAAALAYGIDKAGDKKIAVFDLGGGTFDISILEIGDGVFEVLSTNGDTHLGGDDFDEVIIKWMIEEFRKQEGIDLSKDNMALQRLKDAAEKAKIELSGVSSTEINQPFITMDAQGPKHLALTLTRAQFEKLAASLIERTKSPCIKALSDAKLSAKDIDDVLLVGGMSRMPAVQETVKELFGKEPNKGVNPDEVVAVGAAIQGGVLGGEVKDVLLLDVIPLSLGIETLGGVMTPLVERNTTIPTQKKQIFSTATDNQPAVTIVVLQGERPMAKDNKEIGRFDLTDIPPAPRGHPQIEVSFDIDANGILHVSAKDVASGKEQKIRIEASSGLQEDEIQRMIRDAELNQEEDKKRREVSDVKNEADSMIFRAEKALKDYKEQIPETLTQEIQERVENVRTALKDDAPIEKIKEVTEELSKHMQKIGEAMQTQSAAAAAASAANPQGGPNINTEDLKKHSFSTKPPSSSSSSDNEHIEDADVEILDNNDK; encoded by the coding sequence ATGAGTGAACACAAAAAATCAAGCAAAATTATAGGTATAGACTTAGGAACAACTAACTCCTGCGTATCTGTCATGGAGGGAGGACAAGCTAAAGTCATTACATCATCAGAAGGGGCAAGAACTACCCCATCCATCGTTGCTTTCAAAGGATCTGAAAAATTGGTAGGGATTCCTGCAAAGCGTCAAGCAGTAACCAATCCAGAAAAAACTCTTGGCTCTACAAAACGTTTTATTGGGCGTAAGTATTCCGAAGTAGCTTCAGAAATCCAAACCGTACCTTATAAAGTCGTTGCAGGATCTAAAGGAGACGCTGTATTTGAAGTAGACGGGAAACAATACACTCCTGAAGAAATCGGCGCACAAGTCCTCATAAAAATGAAAGAAACAGCAGAAGCTTATCTAGGAGAAACTGTTACGGAAGCTGTAATCACCGTTCCTGCCTACTTCAATGACTCGCAAAGAGCATCAACAAAAGATGCTGGCCGCATCGCAGGATTAGATGTGAAACGTATCATCCCCGAGCCTACAGCTGCTGCTCTTGCCTACGGTATAGACAAAGCAGGCGATAAAAAAATTGCCGTCTTTGATCTTGGAGGAGGAACTTTTGATATCTCCATCTTAGAAATTGGTGATGGTGTTTTTGAAGTCCTATCAACAAATGGAGACACCCACCTCGGTGGTGACGATTTCGATGAAGTCATCATCAAATGGATGATTGAAGAATTTCGAAAACAAGAAGGCATCGACCTTAGCAAAGATAATATGGCATTACAAAGGCTCAAAGATGCTGCGGAAAAAGCAAAAATCGAACTTTCAGGAGTCTCTTCTACAGAGATCAACCAACCCTTCATCACTATGGATGCACAAGGACCTAAGCACCTTGCCTTGACTCTAACACGCGCACAATTCGAAAAGCTTGCAGCTTCTCTGATTGAACGCACTAAGTCCCCTTGTATTAAAGCTTTAAGCGATGCTAAGCTCTCAGCAAAAGATATCGATGACGTACTCCTTGTGGGTGGAATGTCTCGAATGCCTGCAGTCCAAGAAACAGTGAAAGAACTTTTCGGAAAAGAACCCAACAAAGGGGTCAATCCTGATGAGGTAGTTGCTGTCGGAGCCGCGATTCAAGGCGGGGTTCTTGGAGGCGAAGTTAAAGACGTTCTTCTCCTTGATGTCATCCCTCTCTCTCTAGGAATTGAAACCCTAGGAGGTGTAATGACCCCTCTTGTTGAGAGAAACACAACAATTCCTACACAGAAAAAACAAATCTTCTCCACAGCTACAGATAACCAACCTGCAGTCACCATCGTTGTTCTGCAGGGTGAACGTCCCATGGCTAAAGACAACAAGGAAATCGGAAGATTTGACCTTACCGATATTCCTCCTGCACCACGTGGACACCCTCAAATCGAAGTCTCCTTCGACATCGATGCTAACGGTATTCTTCACGTTTCAGCCAAAGATGTTGCTAGTGGAAAAGAACAGAAAATTCGTATTGAAGCAAGTTCAGGACTCCAAGAAGACGAAATTCAAAGGATGATTCGCGATGCTGAGCTCAATCAAGAAGAGGATAAAAAACGTCGTGAAGTTTCGGATGTGAAAAACGAAGCTGATAGTATGATATTTCGAGCCGAGAAAGCTCTTAAAGATTATAAAGAGCAAATTCCTGAAACTCTAACACAAGAAATTCAAGAGCGGGTCGAAAATGTGCGTACAGCACTTAAAGACGATGCCCCTATTGAAAAAATCAAAGAGGTAACCGAAGAACTGAGTAAGCATATGCAAAAAATTGGAGAAGCTATGCAAACACAATCTGCTGCTGCTGCTGCTGCATCCGCAGCTAATCCTCAAGGTGGTCCCAATATCAATACAGAGGACTTAAAGAAACACAGTTTCAGTACAAAGCCTCCTTCAAGTAGCAGCTCTTCAGATAATGAACATATTGAAGATGCTGATGTAGAAATTTTGGATAACAACGATAAATAA